A window of the Zeugodacus cucurbitae isolate PBARC_wt_2022May chromosome 2, idZeuCucr1.2, whole genome shotgun sequence genome harbors these coding sequences:
- the LOC105220426 gene encoding protein sneaky isoform X1 produces the protein MFYFIREFYLLFAQKCRPIICILLSHNVENWKCTRKICSCFVGFLVATVLWLLLLLNFQFSWKTEMVILAIIVAFVGLGFLFTSSIKCISFLIFIGMAGKSGRSYLRALSFAYIITGPITNLAANGGEVVQLFACATTLTYNLTKTRLDLMTKPFQKTLTSMEDDVIDVEKSFEKMNKVLFPIHIEVERTDYDSYFNKSLRNAEIMGNAEHVHKAYTKKFEIRCKRQLVKGEKRCREAFFKAQVECEKTFPRIVRTLLCWPFQVDFICHMNLLGNPDNLCKPNDVLPVNFGDSYTQLNNTQHILYRNNSQIEVHYRVKAPIPNVSSRSANNISDIVVEEFNAKKKIFYIIMRITQIFLSLLFFKVIMDAIVYHKKYSGQIDFDNVYITEYFRQVDDRRGRNKKSTILPLTKFEKKDVVDLERACQHTENESRTMFFYFLQFSLEILTACFFLMLDHFIVTLLNIIRFKSLITYAQEGEHIVNFQVQGSGLMARLLRRTLKNFNINEKISTYLTNESCLPNPYILPKKFYLKLAATNAVIIVLIYKCYYFMRIRRTICSYFYRKREKQRILYLYNRLLRKRKTVLEVMRKTAESNVYKRQIRRQLNLILRIRLKCPNYCSWFKFCAAGRLKCLICNGLEDNLNSFKYDMGGPLCSYIIFVRIGSFVIQIIFKMTREIIKLCENNQRILFVRTVIFI, from the exons atgttttattttataagagaattttatttactGTTTGCTCAAAAATGTCGTCCAATAATCTGCATTTTGTTAAGCCACAACGTTGAAAATTGGAAATGCACAAGAAAGATTTGCAGTTGTTTTGTCGGTTTTCTAGTGGCGACTGTATTATGGCTGTTACTTCTGCTGAATTTCCAGTTTTCTTGGAAAACTGAAATGGTGATATTGGCGATAATCGTTGCTTTTGTTG GGCTCGGGTTTTTATTTACTTcgagtataaaatgtattagttttctaatatttattggAATGGCAGGAAAATCTGGACGGAGTTATTTGCGAGCTCTCAGTTTCGCATACATAATTACAG GTCCTATTACTAATTTGGCTGCAAATGGTGGAGAGGTTGTCCAACTGTTTGCATGTGCCACAACGCTTACATACAATTTGACTAAGACCCGATTAGATCTTATGACAAAACCATTTCAAAAAACATTAACGTCGATGGAAGATGATGTAATTGATGTAGAAAAGTCATTTGAAAAAATGAATAAAGTCCTTTTTCCAATTCACATCGAGGTTGAGAGAACCGATTACgattcatattttaataaatctctTCGTAATGCGGAAATTATGGGTAATGCAGAACATGTACATAAggcatatacaaaaaaatttgaaatccgtTGCAAAAGACAGTTAGTAAAAGGCGAAAAACGCTGCCGTGAAGCATTTTTCAAGGCTCAGGTTGAATGTGAGAAAACATTTCCCCGCATAGTTCGAACTTTACTGTGTTGGCCTTTTCAAGTCGATTTCATATGCCACATGAATTTATTAGGAAATCCGGACAATCTTTGTAAACCAAATGATGTTCTGCCTGTCAATTTTGGAGATAGTTATACTCAACTGAATAATACACAGCATAtactttatagaaataattcacAAATAGAGGTGCATTATAGAGTAAAAGCACCAATTCCAAATGTGTCTTCCAGAAGTGCTAATAATATATCTGACATAGTAGTGGAAGAATTTAAtgccaaaaagaaaatattttatataataatgcgGATTACTCAGATTTTCTTATCATTGCTTTTTTTTAAGGTTATAATGG ATGCGATAGTTTACCATAAAAAGTACTCAGGCCAAATAGATTTTgataatgtatatataacagAGTACTTTCGGCAAGTTGATGATCGGCGAGgacgaaataaaaaatcaacaattttacCATTAACAAAG TTCGAGAAAAAGGATGTGGTGGACCTGGAGCGTGCATGCCAACATACTGAAAATGAATCGAGGACAATGTTTTTCTATTTCCTTCAATTCTCGTTGGAGATTCTAACCGCATGCTTCTTCTTAATGCTTGACCATTTTATCGTTACTTTACTTAATATAATACGATTCAAATCATTAATAACTTATGCTCAAGAAGGAGAACACATAGTTAATTTTCAG GTTCAAGGCTCTGGACTAATGGCAAGATTACTTCGTAGAACTCTGAAGAACTTCAATATTAATGAAAAGATTTCAACATATCTCACTAATGAGTCTTGCTTGCCAAATCCTTATATTTTGCCGAAAAA GTTTTATTTGAAGCTAGCAGCGACAAATGCAGTAATTATcgtacttatatacaaatgctACTACTTTATGCGTATAAGACGGACTATTTGTAGTTACTTTTACCGGAAACGCGAGAAGCAgcgtatattatatttatacaataggTTGCTACGAAAGAGAAAAACCGTTCTCGAGGTAATGCGCAAGACTGCAGAATCGAATGTGTATAAGCGACAGATACGTCGTCAACTCAATCTTATATTG CGCATTCGGTTAAAATGCCCAAATTATTGCAGTTGGTTTAAATTCTGTGCTGCCGGCCGCCTTAAATGCTTAATTTGCAATGGATTGGAAG ATAATTTAAACTCGTTCAAATATGATATGGGTGGCCCGCTGTGttcatatattattttcgtaCGAATAGGATCTTTTGtgatacaaataattttcaaaatgactcgggaaataattaaattgtgtgaaaacAATCAACGCATATTATTCGTCCGCACCGTAATATTCATATAA
- the LOC105220426 gene encoding protein sneaky isoform X3: MFYFIREFYLLFAQKCRPIICILLSHNVENWKCTRKICSCFVGFLVATVLWLLLLLNFQFSWKTEMVILAIIVAFVGLGFLFTSSIKCISFLIFIGMAGKSGRSYLRALSFAYIITGGEVVQLFACATTLTYNLTKTRLDLMTKPFQKTLTSMEDDVIDVEKSFEKMNKVLFPIHIEVERTDYDSYFNKSLRNAEIMGNAEHVHKAYTKKFEIRCKRQLVKGEKRCREAFFKAQVECEKTFPRIVRTLLCWPFQVDFICHMNLLGNPDNLCKPNDVLPVNFGDSYTQLNNTQHILYRNNSQIEVHYRVKAPIPNVSSRSANNISDIVVEEFNAKKKIFYIIMRITQIFLSLLFFKVIMDAIVYHKKYSGQIDFDNVYITEYFRQVDDRRGRNKKSTILPLTKFEKKDVVDLERACQHTENESRTMFFYFLQFSLEILTACFFLMLDHFIVTLLNIIRFKSLITYAQEGEHIVNFQVQGSGLMARLLRRTLKNFNINEKISTYLTNESCLPNPYILPKKFYLKLAATNAVIIVLIYKCYYFMRIRRTICSYFYRKREKQRILYLYNRLLRKRKTVLEVMRKTAESNVYKRQIRRQLNLILRIRLKCPNYCSWFKFCAAGRLKCLICNGLEDNLNSFKYDMGGPLCSYIIFVRIGSFVIQIIFKMTREIIKLCENNQRILFVRTVIFI; this comes from the exons atgttttattttataagagaattttatttactGTTTGCTCAAAAATGTCGTCCAATAATCTGCATTTTGTTAAGCCACAACGTTGAAAATTGGAAATGCACAAGAAAGATTTGCAGTTGTTTTGTCGGTTTTCTAGTGGCGACTGTATTATGGCTGTTACTTCTGCTGAATTTCCAGTTTTCTTGGAAAACTGAAATGGTGATATTGGCGATAATCGTTGCTTTTGTTG GGCTCGGGTTTTTATTTACTTcgagtataaaatgtattagttttctaatatttattggAATGGCAGGAAAATCTGGACGGAGTTATTTGCGAGCTCTCAGTTTCGCATACATAATTACA GGTGGAGAGGTTGTCCAACTGTTTGCATGTGCCACAACGCTTACATACAATTTGACTAAGACCCGATTAGATCTTATGACAAAACCATTTCAAAAAACATTAACGTCGATGGAAGATGATGTAATTGATGTAGAAAAGTCATTTGAAAAAATGAATAAAGTCCTTTTTCCAATTCACATCGAGGTTGAGAGAACCGATTACgattcatattttaataaatctctTCGTAATGCGGAAATTATGGGTAATGCAGAACATGTACATAAggcatatacaaaaaaatttgaaatccgtTGCAAAAGACAGTTAGTAAAAGGCGAAAAACGCTGCCGTGAAGCATTTTTCAAGGCTCAGGTTGAATGTGAGAAAACATTTCCCCGCATAGTTCGAACTTTACTGTGTTGGCCTTTTCAAGTCGATTTCATATGCCACATGAATTTATTAGGAAATCCGGACAATCTTTGTAAACCAAATGATGTTCTGCCTGTCAATTTTGGAGATAGTTATACTCAACTGAATAATACACAGCATAtactttatagaaataattcacAAATAGAGGTGCATTATAGAGTAAAAGCACCAATTCCAAATGTGTCTTCCAGAAGTGCTAATAATATATCTGACATAGTAGTGGAAGAATTTAAtgccaaaaagaaaatattttatataataatgcgGATTACTCAGATTTTCTTATCATTGCTTTTTTTTAAGGTTATAATGG ATGCGATAGTTTACCATAAAAAGTACTCAGGCCAAATAGATTTTgataatgtatatataacagAGTACTTTCGGCAAGTTGATGATCGGCGAGgacgaaataaaaaatcaacaattttacCATTAACAAAG TTCGAGAAAAAGGATGTGGTGGACCTGGAGCGTGCATGCCAACATACTGAAAATGAATCGAGGACAATGTTTTTCTATTTCCTTCAATTCTCGTTGGAGATTCTAACCGCATGCTTCTTCTTAATGCTTGACCATTTTATCGTTACTTTACTTAATATAATACGATTCAAATCATTAATAACTTATGCTCAAGAAGGAGAACACATAGTTAATTTTCAG GTTCAAGGCTCTGGACTAATGGCAAGATTACTTCGTAGAACTCTGAAGAACTTCAATATTAATGAAAAGATTTCAACATATCTCACTAATGAGTCTTGCTTGCCAAATCCTTATATTTTGCCGAAAAA GTTTTATTTGAAGCTAGCAGCGACAAATGCAGTAATTATcgtacttatatacaaatgctACTACTTTATGCGTATAAGACGGACTATTTGTAGTTACTTTTACCGGAAACGCGAGAAGCAgcgtatattatatttatacaataggTTGCTACGAAAGAGAAAAACCGTTCTCGAGGTAATGCGCAAGACTGCAGAATCGAATGTGTATAAGCGACAGATACGTCGTCAACTCAATCTTATATTG CGCATTCGGTTAAAATGCCCAAATTATTGCAGTTGGTTTAAATTCTGTGCTGCCGGCCGCCTTAAATGCTTAATTTGCAATGGATTGGAAG ATAATTTAAACTCGTTCAAATATGATATGGGTGGCCCGCTGTGttcatatattattttcgtaCGAATAGGATCTTTTGtgatacaaataattttcaaaatgactcgggaaataattaaattgtgtgaaaacAATCAACGCATATTATTCGTCCGCACCGTAATATTCATATAA
- the LOC105220426 gene encoding protein sneaky isoform X2: MFYFIREFYLLFAQKCRPIICILLSHNVENWKCTRKICSCFVGFLVATVLWLLLLLNFQFSWKTEMVILAIIVAFVGLGFLFTSSIKCISFLIFIGMAGKSGRSYLRALSFAYIITGPITNLAANGGEVVQLFACATTLTYNLTKTRLDLMTKPFQKTLTSMEDDVIDVEKSFEKMNKVLFPIHIEVERTDYDSYFNKSLRNAEIMGNAEHVHKAYTKKFEIRCKRQLVKGEKRCREAFFKAQVECEKTFPRIVRTLLCWPFQVDFICHMNLLGNPDNLCKPNDVLPVNFGDSYTQLNNTQHILYRNNSQIEVHYRVKAPIPNVSSRSANNISDIVVEEFNAKKKIFYIIMRITQIFLSLLFFKVIMDAIVYHKKYSGQIDFDNVYITEYFRQVDDRRGRNKKSTILPLTKFEKKDVVDLERACQHTENESRTMFFYFLQFSLEILTACFFLMLDHFIVTLLNIIRFKSLITYAQEGEHIVNFQVQGSGLMARLLRRTLKNFNINEKISTYLTNESCLPNPYILPKKFYLKLAATNAVIIVLIYKCYYFMRIRRTICSYFYRKREKQRILYLYNRLLRKRKTVLEVMRKTAESNVYKRQIRRQLNLILRIRLKCPNYCSWFKFCAAGRLKCLICNGLEDNDFIICKNTSCRMAYCHACWRDLGVLCISCKTDIKTIEILDLNIFFELVKPL; this comes from the exons atgttttattttataagagaattttatttactGTTTGCTCAAAAATGTCGTCCAATAATCTGCATTTTGTTAAGCCACAACGTTGAAAATTGGAAATGCACAAGAAAGATTTGCAGTTGTTTTGTCGGTTTTCTAGTGGCGACTGTATTATGGCTGTTACTTCTGCTGAATTTCCAGTTTTCTTGGAAAACTGAAATGGTGATATTGGCGATAATCGTTGCTTTTGTTG GGCTCGGGTTTTTATTTACTTcgagtataaaatgtattagttttctaatatttattggAATGGCAGGAAAATCTGGACGGAGTTATTTGCGAGCTCTCAGTTTCGCATACATAATTACAG GTCCTATTACTAATTTGGCTGCAAATGGTGGAGAGGTTGTCCAACTGTTTGCATGTGCCACAACGCTTACATACAATTTGACTAAGACCCGATTAGATCTTATGACAAAACCATTTCAAAAAACATTAACGTCGATGGAAGATGATGTAATTGATGTAGAAAAGTCATTTGAAAAAATGAATAAAGTCCTTTTTCCAATTCACATCGAGGTTGAGAGAACCGATTACgattcatattttaataaatctctTCGTAATGCGGAAATTATGGGTAATGCAGAACATGTACATAAggcatatacaaaaaaatttgaaatccgtTGCAAAAGACAGTTAGTAAAAGGCGAAAAACGCTGCCGTGAAGCATTTTTCAAGGCTCAGGTTGAATGTGAGAAAACATTTCCCCGCATAGTTCGAACTTTACTGTGTTGGCCTTTTCAAGTCGATTTCATATGCCACATGAATTTATTAGGAAATCCGGACAATCTTTGTAAACCAAATGATGTTCTGCCTGTCAATTTTGGAGATAGTTATACTCAACTGAATAATACACAGCATAtactttatagaaataattcacAAATAGAGGTGCATTATAGAGTAAAAGCACCAATTCCAAATGTGTCTTCCAGAAGTGCTAATAATATATCTGACATAGTAGTGGAAGAATTTAAtgccaaaaagaaaatattttatataataatgcgGATTACTCAGATTTTCTTATCATTGCTTTTTTTTAAGGTTATAATGG ATGCGATAGTTTACCATAAAAAGTACTCAGGCCAAATAGATTTTgataatgtatatataacagAGTACTTTCGGCAAGTTGATGATCGGCGAGgacgaaataaaaaatcaacaattttacCATTAACAAAG TTCGAGAAAAAGGATGTGGTGGACCTGGAGCGTGCATGCCAACATACTGAAAATGAATCGAGGACAATGTTTTTCTATTTCCTTCAATTCTCGTTGGAGATTCTAACCGCATGCTTCTTCTTAATGCTTGACCATTTTATCGTTACTTTACTTAATATAATACGATTCAAATCATTAATAACTTATGCTCAAGAAGGAGAACACATAGTTAATTTTCAG GTTCAAGGCTCTGGACTAATGGCAAGATTACTTCGTAGAACTCTGAAGAACTTCAATATTAATGAAAAGATTTCAACATATCTCACTAATGAGTCTTGCTTGCCAAATCCTTATATTTTGCCGAAAAA GTTTTATTTGAAGCTAGCAGCGACAAATGCAGTAATTATcgtacttatatacaaatgctACTACTTTATGCGTATAAGACGGACTATTTGTAGTTACTTTTACCGGAAACGCGAGAAGCAgcgtatattatatttatacaataggTTGCTACGAAAGAGAAAAACCGTTCTCGAGGTAATGCGCAAGACTGCAGAATCGAATGTGTATAAGCGACAGATACGTCGTCAACTCAATCTTATATTG CGCATTCGGTTAAAATGCCCAAATTATTGCAGTTGGTTTAAATTCTGTGCTGCCGGCCGCCTTAAATGCTTAATTTGCAATGGATTGGAAG ATAACGATTtcattatttgcaaaaataccAGTTGTAGAATGGCATATTGTCACGCGTGTTGGAGAGACCTTGGCGTACTGTGCATATCCTGCAAAACCGatataaaaacaattgaaatactagatttaaatatattttttgaacttgTTAAACCATTgtaa
- the LOC105220426 gene encoding protein sneaky isoform X4 — protein sequence MFYFIREFYLLFAQKCRPIICILLSHNVENWKCTRKICSCFVGFLVATVLWLLLLLNFQFSWKTEMVILAIIVAFVGLGFLFTSSIKCISFLIFIGMAGKSGRSYLRALSFAYIITGPITNLAANGGEVVQLFACATTLTYNLTKTRLDLMTKPFQKTLTSMEDDVIDVEKSFEKMNKVLFPIHIEVERTDYDSYFNKSLRNAEIMGNAEHVHKAYTKKFEIRCKRQLVKGEKRCREAFFKAQVECEKTFPRIVRTLLCWPFQVDFICHMNLLGNPDNLCKPNDVLPVNFGDSYTQLNNTQHILYRNNSQIEVHYRVKAPIPNVSSRSANNISDIVVEEFNAKKKIFYIIMRITQIFLSLLFFKVIMDAIVYHKKYSGQIDFDNVYITEYFRQVDDRRGRNKKSTILPLTKFEKKDVVDLERACQHTENESRTMFFYFLQFSLEILTACFFLMLDHFIVTLLNIIRFKSLITYAQEGEHIVNFQVQGSGLMARLLRRTLKNFNINEKISTYLTNESCLPNPYILPKKFYLKLAATNAVIIVLIYKCYYFMRIRRTICSYFYRKREKQRILYLYNRLLRKRKTVLEVMRKTAESNVYKRQIRRQLNLILRIRLKCPNYCSWFKFCAAGRLKCLICNGLEEHNRTGGYCIEYFQSWNAFIHSNNMT from the exons atgttttattttataagagaattttatttactGTTTGCTCAAAAATGTCGTCCAATAATCTGCATTTTGTTAAGCCACAACGTTGAAAATTGGAAATGCACAAGAAAGATTTGCAGTTGTTTTGTCGGTTTTCTAGTGGCGACTGTATTATGGCTGTTACTTCTGCTGAATTTCCAGTTTTCTTGGAAAACTGAAATGGTGATATTGGCGATAATCGTTGCTTTTGTTG GGCTCGGGTTTTTATTTACTTcgagtataaaatgtattagttttctaatatttattggAATGGCAGGAAAATCTGGACGGAGTTATTTGCGAGCTCTCAGTTTCGCATACATAATTACAG GTCCTATTACTAATTTGGCTGCAAATGGTGGAGAGGTTGTCCAACTGTTTGCATGTGCCACAACGCTTACATACAATTTGACTAAGACCCGATTAGATCTTATGACAAAACCATTTCAAAAAACATTAACGTCGATGGAAGATGATGTAATTGATGTAGAAAAGTCATTTGAAAAAATGAATAAAGTCCTTTTTCCAATTCACATCGAGGTTGAGAGAACCGATTACgattcatattttaataaatctctTCGTAATGCGGAAATTATGGGTAATGCAGAACATGTACATAAggcatatacaaaaaaatttgaaatccgtTGCAAAAGACAGTTAGTAAAAGGCGAAAAACGCTGCCGTGAAGCATTTTTCAAGGCTCAGGTTGAATGTGAGAAAACATTTCCCCGCATAGTTCGAACTTTACTGTGTTGGCCTTTTCAAGTCGATTTCATATGCCACATGAATTTATTAGGAAATCCGGACAATCTTTGTAAACCAAATGATGTTCTGCCTGTCAATTTTGGAGATAGTTATACTCAACTGAATAATACACAGCATAtactttatagaaataattcacAAATAGAGGTGCATTATAGAGTAAAAGCACCAATTCCAAATGTGTCTTCCAGAAGTGCTAATAATATATCTGACATAGTAGTGGAAGAATTTAAtgccaaaaagaaaatattttatataataatgcgGATTACTCAGATTTTCTTATCATTGCTTTTTTTTAAGGTTATAATGG ATGCGATAGTTTACCATAAAAAGTACTCAGGCCAAATAGATTTTgataatgtatatataacagAGTACTTTCGGCAAGTTGATGATCGGCGAGgacgaaataaaaaatcaacaattttacCATTAACAAAG TTCGAGAAAAAGGATGTGGTGGACCTGGAGCGTGCATGCCAACATACTGAAAATGAATCGAGGACAATGTTTTTCTATTTCCTTCAATTCTCGTTGGAGATTCTAACCGCATGCTTCTTCTTAATGCTTGACCATTTTATCGTTACTTTACTTAATATAATACGATTCAAATCATTAATAACTTATGCTCAAGAAGGAGAACACATAGTTAATTTTCAG GTTCAAGGCTCTGGACTAATGGCAAGATTACTTCGTAGAACTCTGAAGAACTTCAATATTAATGAAAAGATTTCAACATATCTCACTAATGAGTCTTGCTTGCCAAATCCTTATATTTTGCCGAAAAA GTTTTATTTGAAGCTAGCAGCGACAAATGCAGTAATTATcgtacttatatacaaatgctACTACTTTATGCGTATAAGACGGACTATTTGTAGTTACTTTTACCGGAAACGCGAGAAGCAgcgtatattatatttatacaataggTTGCTACGAAAGAGAAAAACCGTTCTCGAGGTAATGCGCAAGACTGCAGAATCGAATGTGTATAAGCGACAGATACGTCGTCAACTCAATCTTATATTG CGCATTCGGTTAAAATGCCCAAATTATTGCAGTTGGTTTAAATTCTGTGCTGCCGGCCGCCTTAAATGCTTAATTTGCAATGGATTGGAAG aACACAACCGTACCGGCGGATACTGCATTgaatactttcaaagctggaatgctttcatccattcgaacaatatgacctag